The genomic DNA tttttattgttttgtaagaaggtaaaaatgacttaattgaTAAAATATAGGGGcagataaaatatgttttctcatttcttttaccctatttatggtaaaaaaaaatcatgttagcatgttgttttGCAATTGTTTTGTGggaatgaaatatttaaaaatccttCTATACATTAAAGGATTTCACTGCAGTTTGTGTTCCTCTGATGGGCGGCGTTTACCTCGACACTCCACCTGCGGGTCTCCCCAGTAGAACTGCTCACACTGGGTGCaatttttccctccaaaacctGGACGGCAGTGGCACTGGCCTGTGAACTGCACAAGAAGAACTTTAAGAAAACTTCTTCCAGAGTTTCTGGGAGTCGAGACGTCCTCCTCACCATGTTGCAGTGAGTTCCCAGGGAGTTTTGGGGGTCACAGTTGCAGGGCTCGCAGCCTCTCTCGTTGCCGAAGTTCCAGTGGTTTGGGGCGCACTGGTCGCAGACGCGGCCCTGGACGTTCTCCCTGCAGGGGCAGGCGCCGCTCTCGGGGTCACAGTGACAATGTCCTTCGCTGCACGCAGACTGACGGGTTCCAGCAGAAACACAGGTGCAGCCTGGGAGAACAGAATGAGCGTCCCATTAACAAGCATTCACCGTGAGCTGCAACGGCAGTTGAGGGTCACAAACCAAAACTTTTAGGACTGCTGTTTAAATGAAAGCGCATAAACAAGCTGCACAAGCAACACAACAGccacaaatgttcatttttgtccTTTCTGTTCTGAAAAGGACAATACAAAACATAGTTAATgagaaaatttaaatattttgtggatGTTTTGTTCACGTTGAATTACTTCAAGCTgcactaaattatttttttaatgtattatacTTATTAAGGATTagggagcagaaaaaaaacatctcatttgATCCACTTATTTAATTACAACATAAATATAAGTTTTTACACAgataaaaacaggataaacgGGAGTATAAATACCATAAAAATctataattaaattaatttgtttgcCTCAAAATCACaaactgcctaaaaaaaatattcaaaattcgCTAACTTCACTCACGTCTGCAGTCCTGGACGATGGCATTTCCAAAGTAACCGGGCTCACACTGGGAGCAGAACTGCCCGTGGGTGTGGTATAGACACCTGAGGCACCGGCCAGTCCTGCGGTCACATGACTCGGGGTCGTTGGGGTCAATGTTGTTGTTGCACCGGCACGGGAGACACTGTCCTCCGGGTCGCTCGGGGTCGCCGTAGTAACCAGGCGCACACTGGTCACAGCGTGAACCTAagtgacagaaaataagaaCAATGTGTCCTTCTGTGGTTCTACAtgtaaatattcaattttttcttaTCATACATTTGTAATCTCATAAAAGCAAAATGCTTGATGAAAAAACCTGCAAAATTCTGAAGCATCTaccatgtttgttttcctgcagaggaagaggatgcACACTGACTTTTCACCCATTTCAAGGATAATCAAACCCTACTTCAACTTTTTATGAAAGGGGCCTTAACAGTACTGTCTGTTGGCCATTGCCAAATTTtcgacaaattaaaataaacgtgtttaattcttgaaaatattgtcaaaaactgTCTTCGTGCTGCCCTGACCCAGGACCACAGCAAGGTTCAAATGAGGTATTACaattgaatttcgtgattggtcaaagcatgtaagtcccacgtcatttcagaagccCCAGGtcatgacctgcagctccagtaatgataagaGTCCcccagctccacccctctgactggattttcaaatttcggctatgggcggagtcagccttcAGGTTCCCTGTTTGGTAACCCCTTAAGCTGCTGAGATTAGGAACAAATACCGACTTTACGTTTTTGCATGTGCTCACCAGTGTAGCCTTGTTTGCAGCTGCATATGATCTGATTAGCAGCGTAGTCCGAGTGGCAGGAATGTCCATTGAAGTGGTTCGATCCTGGGTTCCCCGGGCAGGGGCAGGGCCGANNNNNNNNNNNNNNNNNNNNNNNNNNNNNNNNNNNNNNNNNNNNNNNNNNNNNNNNNNNNNNNNNNNNNNNNNNNNNNNNNNNNNNNNNNNNNNNNNNNNNNNNNNNNNNNNNNNNNNNNNNNNNNNNNNNNNNNNNNNNNNNNNNNNNNNNNNNNNNNNNNNNNNNNNNNNNNNNNNNNNNNNNNNNNNNNNNNNNNNNNNNNNNNNNNNNNNNNNNNNNNNNNNNNNNNNNNNNNNNNNNNNNNNNNNNNNNNNNNNNNNNNNNNNNNNNNNNNNNNNNNNNNNNNNNNNNNNNNNNNNNNNNNNNNNNNNNNNNNNNNNNNNNNNNNNNNNNNNNNNNNNNNNNNNNNNNNNNNNNNNNNNNNAAGTgacagtaataataaaaaaaaacactattatcATGTGTCTTCTGATCAAAATTGTATaagttgcttttcttttttgatagtttttacAATGTGCTGCACTCAGTCTTCCAGTTCTGTTTCTTTGAAATACTGCCCTTAATACTGTATTTGGTGTGAAAACGATTCGTCTggcagaggcggccagtttcaatgttaacgTCACAGACGCAAATTGAAGCAATCTGAAGTCCAACGAACGATTTGAGTGACAGGATCGCAGCGCAGCGATCTAGCAACAACGCAGCCAGA from Oryzias melastigma strain HK-1 unplaced genomic scaffold, ASM292280v2 sc01630, whole genome shotgun sequence includes the following:
- the LOC112138708 gene encoding laminin subunit beta-2-like translates to RPCPCPGNPGSNHFNGHSCHSDYAANQIICSCKQGYTGSRCDQCAPGYYGDPERPGGQCLPCRCNNNIDPNDPESCDRRTGRCLRCLYHTHGQFCSQCEPGYFGNAIVQDCRRCTCVSAGTRQSACSEGHCHCDPESGACPCRENVQGRVCDQCAPNHWNFGNERGCEPCNCDPQNSLGTHCNMFTGQCHCRPGFGGKNCTQCEQFYWGDPQVECRGKRRPSEEHKLQ